aaaaaacagacagaagaagaataagaaaagataaGCCAAGACTAGCATAAGgttttggagaagaagaaaaaaaaaactttgcttTCAATTCATTTTCTTTCTGTAGTGTAACTTCTCATAGGTGTGAGAAGTTCTCATagatgtgagaagaagaaaaacagaaaaatatattttttgtttcccCTTTGTTTCCTTCTCAGAAGATTCATATGATTTGTAAAGAGATGATTATATGGGTGGAAATGATTTGATTTTGGTGTGACATATACTatcttttattattgtttttataaactTACCTGCTATGCTTTCATGTTCTTCTCCTCCTTCCGTGGCTGCATGTAGTTGCAGAAACAAAGCTTCAAAATGAAGAGGGTTCTTAGTTGAATCTGGATCTGCTTCTCTTTAAAATGGCAAGAGTTAAGTATGTTAGTTAGTGGAAGACAAAACGTAATCATCACTTTCTACcttttttagtttgaaaactTTCAACCGCTCTTATTTATTAGTCCTCTTCTAAACCGGTTTTCAGTTTGTAATCAATGTTTTCAAGACATAACCATACTGGTCGAACCGACCAAGAATTTAAGTCATATATTTGGATCGCAAAATTTAAGTCATATTTGAATCATCATTACTGTTACCTCTCTGCTAATCACTAGTTTTACAGTTGACTAATCTGGTTTGAGACTCTTTCGATTGGTTAAACATAAACagctaaaaggaaaaaaaatctaaaaactgaGTTTAGAGATATGAGAAAAGGTAACAGAGCCATACACATTGTGTGTTTTCGCTCTTTTGTTCAactcttttgcttcttcttctccactctTTTCGACTTGCTCCACTTAAGGAAAATCTGATAAGACAAACCACCAAACACCATCGAAACACATCCCCATTGCTTCAACGACAATGGATTCCCGCTCATCACCGACGACACAACGATGCTAACAAACTTCCTTGTCGTCGTTATGGTCGTGTTAGCTAGTGACCCGAAGTTACTTATCGTCATAAATATGAAGTTTTGTCCCACCGCACCGCATAGACAGTATTTCAGAATGTCCCATGCCGCTTCCGGGTGTTGCTTACAGAACTTATATGCTTCGAATCCCATCCCTTGTGGTAATCCAAACATGTAGACCAAGTTGTATATTGTGCCCCATAGATTCATCCCCAGCATTATGTCCCAAGCTTCTGTTTTCGGGTACCTTGAGGCAATGGAGTCTTGGGTGGCGTTTGTGAATCCGTCAAAGGCGAGGTTTAAGAAGCAAAGTGCGTAGCCTAAGGGTGCATTTGGATGAGCTAGCTTGCTGATTGTCTTAGAGCTTGtctgaaaagaaacaaaatatatcaTAAGCTTACAAATATGCTGTGATCAAAGCTTTTGGATGAGATAATTTGCATACCTTAAGAAGAGCAAACACAGCTACTCCTCCCGCGACAAGAAAGGTGCAAATGTATTCAGGGAAAGTGTATCTTATTCCATAAACCAAAGTTCCCATCAGCATAACTGCATCATGGTAAAAGAGTTTCATACTAATCATTTCGAGATAACAATGGTTTACATTTGAAAACTATAGATAGAGATACCTTACCTGGAATCATTTTTGAAGATTTTGCTAAGACCTGCACGAAACAAGATCATAACTTAACCCAACGCTTACCCTAAGTAGTTAAAATCCATAATCTGAAGGATAAAAGATACCTGAGCTGGATAACTGATGtacttcaaagcttcaatcCCCATGGCAGGACCAATGGTATTAGTAATGCCGGCACTCCAATACGTCCACCATGGTGCACCACCGTTACCAGTGTTTGACCAAAGCTTAATCACTGGACCAAAAATCAGATTTAAATTTCAGTTCCATTTGTCTGTATTCCATGATAAATGAGATAGAGATGGGATTGGACAAAATGCTCACTAATAAAAGACCAGACCAAGCAGACTACACTTTGCGCCAAGTTCAAGAATGCAAGGTGCTCGAACCTCTTCTCATCTGGACCAAATCTCTTCGTGGACCTAATCAGTaaacgaattttattttagtcCATGGACCaataacaagtttgatgtcgctATGTCTCTATAACTTCCAACCACAGGTTTCAGAcgatgattattattattatttttgaatgacTAGGAGGTTCTAGGTTCGTAGGCGCGTACATCTCTTATGGTGAACTCAGACAATGTTAAATTAACTctcatctgattaaaaaaacaatccCTCCCAACGAGACCTGAACATGTGACCTCTTTAGACTCTTATAAGTTAATTCAGGAGTTTTAGCGATTAAGCTAACTCCTCCTTTTAATTAAATCTTTAACCACGCGTCTGTAATCGGGTGGTCAAAGCGTTCCGTGGATCCCAGGAGACCGAGTTCGAATCCGCACCACACCAGATTTCCACACGCGTAGCCACCGGAGCTTTCACATTCTCCACGGAAAACTAGACGTTTCTGCAGCTAATAATACGTCTCTAGAAACTCCAAACAAAGATTTCGAATACAATTGCATATGCATACAGATTAAGAACAACCTACTGCATGAGCTATATCTATACGAGAATCGTTGCACTAGGCTACATCACGCTCGTAGCACCGATCAAATGACGATTGGAAACAATGAAGCTGACGAGAATCGGATCCGATGTGAGAGAGGGATTCCACTTACAGAGTTTCCTGAAGAACGCCTTGGTAGATGTAGGCGGACCAGATTCCGGAGATGCACAGCGCCAGCAGCAGAATTCGCCGGAATCCAGATCCGTTCGCCTCCATGACCCTCAGGGAAACGCCTCCGCACCGCCGATTATTCCTCCGGCGACCGAGATGTTTGTTTTGGacgaattttttattatttgttacaaAAGGCGCGAAAATAGACGTCGATGCTCCACGTGGAGGTTAGACACTGGACTGGTGATCTCGCTTTACGCTTCTGATTGGGTAAGATGACGCGTAAAACACTTTTGGGGTTCAGCTTGTGAAATGGTCTCCGTGTCTGAGGTTGAAAGGGAAACTACACACCGTTTGTTTGCTATTATAACCACACGTTGCCTCGAAAGTTTACAACATGTTAGGAAGTTTCGGTGGCTGGCTGCTTTGTTGACCAGAGTGGGTTACAATCATTGGGGGccatttgatattttgatttttcatatatCGAATTTTCTACGAGTTGTAACAGAAATTTTCATGGGAAAAATGAGACAATGGTTGATGATAttgatacataaatattttatgaatgtttataaaatattgaataatGTTTATCAAAACAAAGGTGATAAGATATACTTTTACGTAAAGGAAGATATGATATATGGTTGACAAATAAAGTATGGTTGAAAGCTTAAAATATGATAACAACACATCAATAATGTggctgaatatatatattttattatataaagtttggttcttcaaagttgttaattaacatgatcgcgacacataataattatatatttaagattgtgacatgtgatAATcaatctcataattaaaaatatatatactaagatattaacaaaaccgaatttcattaaattttttattatatatattatttaactaGGTATTTTGCCCGTGATGCgggcttaaacattttcataaatttttaaaaagttctttgtacactatattcattactaaaataaatcttaaaataactcaatattatatttttaattatataattaaaaacttttatttgattaatatttagttatataatttatgattttaacgttttactaatatattttttcagataataatacagtatatatgtataaattatcttcttttttttaattatatttttagatttcggataattcaatattctatttttagttatataataaataattttatttaattaatatttagttgtatgacttatgtttttaactttttactaaaagattttttttcaaataataatacaatatatacataaattatctcttttttaaattatattttcagatttggataattcttactattattaatattaataaattatctaatcaaatcaattaaaattttgtttttgttttattttttttattttttaatttatttatacattttattcattaaaggtataaacgatattaaccactctaactttgaACGTGAAAGcttgattccaaaaatttattttatttgattaatatttaattatataatttatgttttaaaagttttactaaaatacttttttagataacaatacaatatatatatagagaaattatttttttaattatattttagattttggatgattcaatattttattttatataattaagaattttatttgattaatattttgttatataatttatgtttttaattttttactaaaagactttttcagagaacaatacaatatatacataaattatcactttcttaaattatattttcatattttggataattcttactattattaatattaatcaatatgtaatcaaatcaattaaaatttcgttttattttttaatttagttatattttattcattaaggtaTAAAcgtattaaccactctaacttttaacgtgagagctcgaatccaaaaatttacttcgcaaataatagaatagatagtaattttcctttttttaatcctaataaaaaattatttcaaaagattatttgataataatttgtttctaatattgtgacatatgtttaaatatataatgattaaaatatatatataataagataataaaaacgaattttgaaaaatctacttt
This genomic window from Brassica napus cultivar Da-Ae unplaced genomic scaffold, Da-Ae ScsIHWf_1153;HRSCAF=1639, whole genome shotgun sequence contains:
- the LOC106396485 gene encoding UDP-galactose/UDP-glucose transporter 1, producing the protein MEANGSGFRRILLLALCISGIWSAYIYQGVLQETLSTKRFGPDEKRFEHLAFLNLAQSVVCLVWSFIMIKLWSNTGNGGAPWWTYWSAGITNTIGPAMGIEALKYISYPAQVLAKSSKMIPVMLMGTLVYGIRYTFPEYICTFLVAGGVAVFALLKTSSKTISKLAHPNAPLGYALCFLNLAFDGFTNATQDSIASRYPKTEAWDIMLGMNLWGTIYNLVYMFGLPQGMGFEAYKFCKQHPEAAWDILKYCLCGAVGQNFIFMTISNFGSLANTTITTTRKFVSIVVSSVMSGNPLSLKQWGCVSMVFGGLSYQIFLKWSKSKRVEKKKQKS